One Ignavibacterium sp. DNA segment encodes these proteins:
- a CDS encoding glycogen/starch/alpha-glucan phosphorylase, with the protein MKIKIENTDSIFFTDKEDPASFSLSNQFAEHLEFTLVKDKNTASGADAYFALSLAVRDRMVRNWLRTQKVYHDKDVKRVYYLSLEYLMGRILGNALINLDYYNECGVILNRDGYDLNEIMEQELDMGLGNGGLGRLASCYLDSMATLQLPAFGYGIRYEYGIFEQDIENGYQVERADNWLRNGNPWDLMRRSLTYKVQFYGKTETYNKGNGELGFKWVDTENVLAVAYDVPIPGYKSQVVNNLRLWRAKATVDFEFADFNKGNYIESVAKKDDSETISKVLYPNDTYVEGKFLRLKQQYFFVSATLQDIIRKYKIKHSAFDQFADKTCIQLNDTHPVVAIPELMRILIDDENLSWDKAWEITSKTFAYTNHTVVPEALEEWSEQIFSNLLPRHLQIIYEINRRFIEKVKQEYTKDEALIEKLSIISTGKDKRVRMANLAIVGSFAVNGVAALHTNILKKRIFPDFNKIYPKKFINVTNGITPRRWLITANPLLSQLLIERIGFDWAKDLSQIKKIEKFVNDKDFSEQWQKIKLNNKMVLIELIEKEHNIKINPESIFDVQIKRFHEYKRQLLNVFHIITLYNRIKRNPKAKMVPRTIIFSGKAAPAYYAAKMVIKLINSVADVVNNDPDVGDKLKVVFLKNYSVSLAEKIIPASDLSEQISMAGLEASGTGNMKFALNGALTIGTMDGANVEIREEVGDENIFIFGLLADEVVKLKSKGYNPREYYEKNKELKHIVDMIATNFFNPKEFGIFDDMIRGLMNVDYYLLFADYQSYIDTQDKVAELYTDKNEWTRKSILNVARMAKFSSDRSVKEYAEKIWKVRPVKVNHK; encoded by the coding sequence TTGAAGATAAAGATTGAAAACACTGATTCTATATTCTTTACAGATAAAGAAGACCCTGCAAGTTTTTCGCTTTCAAATCAGTTTGCCGAACATCTGGAGTTTACTCTTGTAAAAGATAAAAATACAGCAAGCGGTGCAGATGCCTATTTTGCATTATCACTTGCAGTTAGAGATAGAATGGTAAGAAACTGGCTCCGCACTCAAAAAGTATATCACGATAAAGATGTTAAAAGAGTTTATTACCTTTCACTGGAATATCTGATGGGAAGAATTCTTGGCAATGCGCTGATCAATCTGGATTATTACAATGAATGCGGTGTTATTTTAAATCGTGATGGTTATGATCTGAATGAAATAATGGAACAGGAACTTGATATGGGATTGGGTAACGGCGGCTTGGGCAGATTAGCTTCCTGTTATCTTGATTCAATGGCTACACTTCAATTGCCTGCATTTGGATATGGAATTAGATATGAATATGGAATATTTGAGCAGGATATTGAAAATGGTTATCAGGTTGAAAGAGCCGATAATTGGCTGCGAAATGGAAACCCTTGGGACTTGATGAGAAGATCACTGACATATAAAGTACAGTTTTATGGAAAAACAGAAACTTATAATAAAGGAAACGGAGAACTTGGTTTTAAATGGGTTGACACTGAAAATGTTCTGGCTGTTGCATACGATGTTCCTATCCCCGGATATAAAAGTCAGGTTGTAAATAATTTAAGATTGTGGCGTGCAAAAGCAACTGTTGATTTTGAGTTTGCTGATTTTAACAAAGGCAACTATATCGAATCAGTCGCAAAGAAGGATGATTCGGAAACAATATCTAAAGTTCTTTATCCGAACGATACTTATGTTGAAGGAAAATTTTTAAGATTAAAGCAGCAATATTTTTTCGTATCAGCTACACTTCAGGATATTATACGAAAGTATAAAATCAAACACTCTGCATTTGATCAATTTGCAGACAAAACCTGCATTCAGCTTAATGATACACATCCCGTTGTTGCAATACCAGAATTGATGAGGATTTTGATTGATGATGAAAACTTAAGCTGGGATAAGGCGTGGGAAATAACTTCAAAAACTTTTGCTTACACAAATCACACTGTTGTTCCTGAAGCTTTGGAAGAATGGTCCGAACAAATATTTAGCAATCTTCTCCCAAGACATCTGCAGATCATCTATGAAATTAACAGAAGATTTATTGAAAAAGTAAAACAGGAGTACACAAAGGATGAGGCGTTGATTGAAAAGCTTTCAATCATTTCAACAGGAAAAGATAAAAGAGTAAGAATGGCAAACCTTGCTATTGTTGGAAGTTTTGCTGTTAACGGTGTGGCTGCATTGCATACTAATATTTTGAAAAAAAGAATTTTCCCCGATTTTAATAAAATCTATCCTAAGAAATTTATTAATGTTACTAATGGTATAACACCAAGGCGATGGCTTATAACAGCTAATCCATTGTTATCACAATTGCTGATTGAAAGAATAGGATTTGATTGGGCTAAGGATTTATCTCAGATTAAAAAAATTGAAAAGTTTGTTAATGATAAAGACTTTTCAGAGCAATGGCAGAAAATAAAATTAAATAATAAAATGGTGTTGATTGAACTGATTGAGAAAGAACATAATATTAAGATTAATCCTGAGTCTATATTTGATGTTCAGATAAAGCGATTTCATGAGTATAAGAGACAGCTATTAAATGTATTTCATATTATTACACTTTATAACCGGATCAAGCGTAACCCCAAGGCTAAAATGGTTCCGCGCACCATTATTTTTAGCGGAAAAGCTGCACCGGCATATTATGCAGCTAAGATGGTGATAAAACTTATTAATTCGGTCGCAGATGTTGTTAATAATGATCCTGATGTTGGTGATAAACTAAAAGTCGTCTTTCTGAAAAATTATTCTGTTTCATTAGCTGAAAAGATTATACCGGCTTCTGATCTTTCTGAACAGATATCAATGGCAGGGTTGGAAGCATCCGGAACAGGCAATATGAAGTTTGCTTTAAACGGCGCCTTAACTATCGGTACAATGGATGGAGCTAATGTAGAGATAAGAGAAGAAGTGGGTGACGAAAATATTTTTATCTTCGGGCTTCTGGCTGATGAAGTTGTTAAACTCAAATCCAAAGGCTACAACCCGCGCGAGTATTATGAAAAGAATAAAGAATTAAAACATATTGTTGATATGATTGCAACAAACTTTTTCAATCCGAAAGAATTTGGAATCTTTGATGACATGATAAGAGGGCTGATGAATGTGGATTATTATCTTCTGTTTGCAGATTATCAGTCATATATTGATACTCAGGATAAAGTTGCTGAGCTTTATACAGATAAAAATGAGTGGACGAGAAAATCGATATTGAATGTTGCAAGGATGGCAAAATTTTCTTCTGATAGATCAGTAAAAGAATATGCAGAAAAAATCTGGAAAGTAAGACCAGTAAAAGTAAATCACAAATAA
- a CDS encoding lysophospholipid acyltransferase family protein, which produces MNTKQVKQNALRFLGSLILTHSLDALCKTLKVSYKNKKCVDSLRKQKQNYVLAFWHDTMLLSWFLHKNDGFAALTSKSKDGDLLAKQLKHWKYKVVRGSSSKGGDVALGIMVDHAKNGYSIAITPDGPRGPIHKFKAGAVITAKKSGVPVVLMGVGIKSKRKLNSWDKFQVPNPFTKINVVYSDPVYVDEKLSYDETSTIIEECEKKLNELQLEAEKF; this is translated from the coding sequence ATGAACACAAAGCAAGTTAAACAAAATGCACTGCGATTTTTAGGCAGTCTGATTCTAACACATAGTTTAGATGCATTGTGCAAAACATTAAAGGTAAGCTATAAGAATAAGAAGTGTGTAGATAGTTTAAGAAAGCAAAAACAGAATTATGTTTTAGCGTTTTGGCATGATACAATGCTGCTTTCCTGGTTCTTACATAAAAATGATGGATTTGCTGCGCTAACAAGTAAAAGTAAAGATGGTGATTTGCTGGCTAAGCAATTAAAACACTGGAAGTACAAAGTTGTACGAGGCAGCAGTAGTAAAGGTGGAGATGTAGCTTTGGGTATTATGGTGGATCATGCAAAAAATGGTTATTCAATTGCTATTACACCAGATGGTCCAAGAGGACCGATTCATAAGTTTAAAGCAGGAGCAGTTATAACTGCTAAAAAGAGTGGTGTACCGGTTGTGTTGATGGGAGTTGGAATCAAATCAAAAAGAAAGTTAAATAGCTGGGATAAATTTCAGGTTCCGAATCCATTTACGAAAATAAATGTAGTGTACTCAGATCCAGTTTATGTTGATGAAAAATTAAGCTACGATGAAACTTCAACAATTATTGAAGAGTGTGAAAAAAAATTAAATGAACTTCAGCTTGAAGCTGAAAAATTTTAA
- a CDS encoding TerB family tellurite resistance protein: MFDYLKKIFNEEKNIGSTEQKTSEINKCKTEIAACALFIELAKADGEFSEEEKKLIISEMKKTFSLDDDCTKDLITLAEQKIKESVSLYEFTTIINNKFTQQEKIELIESLWRLIYADQKLSAYEDRLIKIISATMNIEHKQLINSKLWVKQQLGIN, from the coding sequence ATGTTTGATTACCTGAAAAAAATATTCAATGAAGAGAAAAATATTGGTTCAACAGAACAAAAGACTTCAGAAATAAATAAGTGCAAAACTGAAATAGCTGCTTGTGCTCTTTTTATTGAATTGGCAAAAGCAGACGGTGAGTTTTCTGAAGAAGAAAAAAAATTGATTATTTCTGAAATGAAAAAAACTTTCAGTCTTGATGATGATTGTACAAAAGATTTAATAACACTAGCTGAACAAAAAATTAAAGAGAGTGTTAGCCTTTATGAATTTACAACAATAATTAACAACAAATTTACACAGCAGGAAAAAATTGAATTGATAGAAAGTTTGTGGAGACTGATTTATGCAGACCAAAAGTTAAGTGCTTATGAAGATCGTCTTATTAAAATTATCAGTGCAACGATGAATATAGAACATAAACAGCTAATCAATTCAAAGTTATGGGTAAAACAACAATTGGGAATAAATTAA
- the lpxK gene encoding tetraacyldisaccharide 4'-kinase, which produces MIKLLKILLSPFVFLYSGLIKIRNLFFDNSVFKSVKVDAKVISVGNITIGGSGKTPLVIYIAGLLKDSGYKVGVVSRGYGRKSKGYKLVSDGKEILTPVEICGDEILQTVMECRVPAAVSEKRVKGVRRLIKETNVDTIILDDAFQHRWIFRDVDLVVVDQNFLNHKSALTHNLLPLGDLRESFDSLKRADAIVLNRKFFDQEELNQSLKKYFEDKKLFTAFYKAISFVDVMKKDEYSLEEFKGQDSLVVSGIANPQSFLDILEQVHVNTKNRLIFSDHKNYTVKEVQKIRKQFYSTNSHSVVTTEKDAVKLSRFKRELDDVEIFYLKINLRVDDEESFKHYLINKINNAS; this is translated from the coding sequence TTGATAAAGTTATTAAAAATACTGCTTTCACCGTTTGTATTTTTATACAGCGGACTGATAAAAATTAGAAATTTGTTCTTTGATAATTCTGTTTTTAAATCTGTAAAAGTTGATGCAAAAGTTATATCTGTCGGAAATATTACAATAGGCGGATCCGGTAAAACTCCTCTTGTTATATACATAGCAGGATTGTTAAAGGATTCCGGTTACAAAGTTGGAGTGGTAAGCCGCGGATACGGAAGAAAGTCAAAAGGTTATAAATTAGTCTCCGATGGAAAGGAGATATTAACTCCGGTTGAAATTTGCGGAGATGAGATATTGCAGACTGTAATGGAATGCAGGGTACCTGCGGCTGTTTCAGAAAAAAGGGTTAAAGGAGTAAGAAGATTAATTAAGGAAACTAACGTGGATACGATTATTCTTGATGATGCATTTCAGCACAGATGGATTTTCCGTGATGTTGATCTTGTTGTTGTTGATCAGAATTTTCTTAATCATAAGTCAGCTCTTACTCATAATCTTTTACCTCTTGGTGATCTGAGAGAGAGCTTTGATTCATTAAAAAGAGCAGATGCTATAGTGCTTAACAGAAAGTTTTTTGATCAGGAAGAATTAAATCAGAGCCTTAAAAAATATTTTGAGGACAAAAAACTTTTTACTGCATTTTATAAAGCAATCAGCTTTGTTGATGTAATGAAAAAGGATGAGTATTCTCTGGAAGAGTTTAAAGGACAAGATAGTCTTGTTGTTTCCGGAATTGCAAATCCGCAATCCTTCCTTGATATACTTGAACAGGTTCATGTAAATACAAAAAACAGATTAATATTCAGCGATCATAAAAATTATACTGTTAAGGAAGTTCAGAAAATAAGGAAACAATTTTATTCAACTAATTCCCACTCTGTTGTAACAACAGAAAAAGATGCAGTAAAGCTTTCCAGATTTAAACGGGAATTGGATGATGTTGAAATTTTTTATTTGAAAATAAATTTAAGAGTGGATGATGAAGAATCATTCAAACACTATTTAATTAATAAAATAAACAATGCTTCGTAA
- the ppdK gene encoding pyruvate, phosphate dikinase, with amino-acid sequence MAQKKYVYFFGGKKAEGKAEMKALLGGKGANLAEMVNIGLPVPAGFTITTEVCTAYYKNNKKYPKELDKQVKEALVKVEKLMGAKFGDLENPLLLSVRSGARASMPGMMETILNVGLNNQTREALIKKTGNPRFVYDSHRRLIQMYSDVVMEKAAGIETEEGKGVRQQLEKELHKMKEDRGVLADTDLTADDLKELIEIYKAKVQEVLGRPFPEDPMDQIWGAISAVFQSWMGKRAISYRRIEGIPDDWGTAVNVQSMVFGNMGETSATGVAFTRNPATGENYFYGEWLTNAQGEDVVAGIRTPNPINEVGKSEHTAHLQSLETGMPDTYKQLHGMQKKLEKHYRDMLDIEFTIQEDKLYMLQCRVGKRNGPAAVKMALDMYREKLITKEEAIMRVQPSQLDELLHPIIDPSVELNTKPITKGLPAGPGGAAGQVVFSANDAVAWARDGKKVILVRDETNPEDIEGMRAAQAILTARGGMTSHAALVARGWGKCCIVGAGGIKINYEERSFQVNGITVKEGDWLTLNGTKGTVYSGELPMKKSAEENPDFQAFMKLCDSVRKLKVRTNAETPEDALRARAFGAEGIGLFRTEHMFYGKNSEEPLFNLRKMIHSNTQQERINALNELFPFVKKDVKETLEAMDGFAVTFRTLDPPLHEFVPHRRDEKEKLAASLGITLEELNQRADSLHESNPMMGHRGVRLGITYPEITEMQVRAIFEASAELLKEGKKPFPEIMIPVTCDVNEINHQSEIVVRVHSEVCEKFGLKKINHLTGTMIEIPRAALTADKIAETAQFFSFGTNDLTQMGFGFSRDDIGGFLPDYLDKKILSEDPFQSIDQVAIGKLMEIAVEGGRSTRPDLKIGICGEHGGEARSVEFCHKIGLNYVSCSPYRVPIARLAAAQAVIKEAKKGKPAKAVKKSAAKKSTKKTAPKKKVVAKKKVSKKK; translated from the coding sequence ATGGCTCAAAAAAAATATGTTTACTTCTTCGGAGGTAAAAAAGCAGAAGGTAAAGCTGAAATGAAAGCTTTGTTAGGTGGTAAAGGTGCAAACCTTGCTGAGATGGTTAATATCGGTCTTCCTGTTCCGGCAGGATTTACAATAACTACCGAAGTATGTACTGCTTATTATAAAAACAATAAAAAATATCCAAAGGAATTGGATAAACAAGTTAAAGAAGCTCTTGTTAAAGTTGAAAAACTAATGGGTGCTAAATTTGGCGATCTTGAAAATCCACTTTTGCTGTCTGTGCGCTCCGGTGCACGCGCTTCAATGCCGGGAATGATGGAAACAATTCTTAATGTCGGACTGAACAATCAAACACGGGAAGCGTTGATAAAGAAAACAGGTAATCCAAGATTTGTTTATGATTCACACCGCAGATTAATACAAATGTATTCTGATGTTGTTATGGAAAAAGCTGCCGGTATCGAAACTGAAGAAGGTAAAGGAGTAAGACAACAGTTAGAAAAAGAACTGCACAAAATGAAAGAAGACCGCGGTGTTCTTGCAGATACAGATCTTACTGCTGATGATTTAAAAGAATTGATAGAAATCTATAAAGCAAAAGTTCAGGAAGTTCTTGGCAGACCATTCCCCGAAGATCCTATGGATCAAATCTGGGGAGCTATCTCTGCAGTATTTCAAAGCTGGATGGGTAAACGTGCAATATCTTACAGAAGAATTGAAGGAATCCCGGATGATTGGGGTACAGCAGTAAATGTTCAATCAATGGTTTTTGGTAATATGGGCGAAACATCTGCTACCGGTGTTGCTTTTACGCGTAATCCTGCAACTGGTGAAAATTATTTTTATGGCGAGTGGCTAACAAATGCTCAAGGTGAAGATGTTGTAGCTGGTATCAGAACTCCAAATCCAATAAATGAAGTTGGAAAGAGTGAACATACAGCCCATTTACAATCACTTGAAACCGGAATGCCCGATACTTACAAACAGCTTCACGGTATGCAAAAGAAATTAGAGAAGCATTATCGTGATATGCTTGATATTGAATTTACAATACAGGAAGATAAACTTTATATGCTGCAATGTCGTGTTGGAAAGAGAAACGGACCGGCTGCAGTAAAAATGGCTCTTGATATGTATAGAGAAAAACTTATCACCAAAGAAGAAGCTATAATGAGGGTTCAACCTTCTCAGTTGGATGAATTGTTACATCCGATTATTGATCCTTCAGTTGAATTGAATACAAAACCAATTACTAAAGGATTACCAGCAGGGCCCGGTGGTGCTGCAGGACAAGTTGTGTTCTCAGCAAATGATGCCGTTGCCTGGGCAAGAGATGGGAAGAAAGTTATTCTCGTTAGAGATGAAACTAACCCTGAAGACATAGAAGGAATGAGAGCTGCTCAAGCTATTTTAACTGCACGCGGTGGAATGACTTCACATGCTGCTTTAGTTGCACGTGGATGGGGCAAATGCTGTATCGTTGGTGCCGGTGGAATTAAAATCAATTATGAAGAGCGTTCTTTTCAGGTTAATGGAATTACAGTTAAAGAAGGTGATTGGCTTACCTTGAACGGAACTAAAGGTACTGTTTATTCGGGTGAGTTACCAATGAAAAAATCTGCAGAAGAAAATCCAGACTTTCAGGCATTTATGAAATTGTGTGATTCTGTAAGAAAATTAAAAGTCAGAACAAATGCAGAGACACCAGAAGATGCTTTAAGAGCAAGAGCTTTTGGTGCAGAAGGTATCGGTCTTTTCAGAACAGAGCACATGTTCTATGGTAAAAATTCTGAAGAACCATTGTTTAATCTTCGTAAGATGATTCATTCAAATACTCAACAGGAAAGAATAAACGCTCTGAATGAGCTTTTTCCGTTTGTTAAAAAGGATGTTAAAGAAACATTGGAAGCAATGGATGGATTTGCGGTTACATTCAGAACGCTTGATCCACCATTACATGAATTTGTTCCGCACAGACGTGATGAAAAAGAAAAACTTGCTGCAAGCTTAGGAATCACTTTAGAAGAATTAAACCAAAGAGCTGATTCGTTACACGAAAGTAATCCGATGATGGGGCATCGCGGAGTAAGATTAGGAATTACTTATCCTGAAATTACAGAGATGCAGGTGCGCGCTATCTTTGAAGCATCGGCTGAATTATTAAAAGAAGGAAAGAAACCTTTTCCGGAAATAATGATTCCAGTTACTTGTGACGTTAATGAAATTAATCATCAGAGTGAAATTGTTGTAAGAGTTCATTCAGAAGTATGTGAAAAATTCGGATTAAAGAAAATTAATCACTTAACCGGTACTATGATTGAGATTCCCCGTGCAGCATTAACTGCTGATAAGATTGCAGAAACAGCACAGTTCTTCTCTTTTGGTACAAATGATTTAACACAGATGGGTTTTGGATTTTCACGTGATGATATAGGCGGATTTTTACCTGATTATCTCGATAAGAAAATTCTATCCGAAGATCCTTTTCAGTCAATTGATCAGGTAGCAATTGGTAAATTGATGGAAATTGCTGTTGAAGGCGGAAGAAGTACCAGACCAGATCTTAAAATTGGAATTTGCGGTGAACACGGAGGCGAAGCAAGATCAGTTGAGTTCTGCCATAAAATAGGATTGAATTATGTAAGCTGTTCGCCTTACAGAGTACCGATTGCCAGATTAGCCGCTGCACAAGCAGTTATTAAAGAAGCTAAGAAAGGTAAACCGGCTAAAGCTGTAAAAAAATCAGCCGCAAAAAAATCAACTAAAAAAACTGCACCTAAAAAGAAAGTTGTTGCAAAGAAAAAAGTATCTAAAAAGAAATAA
- a CDS encoding VOC family protein, protein MEYELNPRTRIGHVHLTVANLERALKFYRDLMGFQVTARFGKDAVFLSSGNYHHHIGLNTWSGENATPAPHGHTGLYHYAILYPSREDLAKAFKRVWEANYPIEGASDHGVSESVYIKDPDGNMIELYYDKLVEKWPKDEDGNLVMITKPLDVPDLLSELDKI, encoded by the coding sequence ATGGAATACGAATTAAATCCCCGAACACGAATTGGACATGTTCATTTAACAGTTGCTAATCTTGAACGAGCCTTAAAGTTTTACCGGGATCTAATGGGATTTCAGGTAACTGCAAGATTTGGTAAAGATGCAGTTTTTCTTTCATCGGGTAATTATCATCATCATATAGGCTTGAATACCTGGTCTGGCGAGAATGCAACTCCTGCACCACATGGACATACCGGACTTTATCATTATGCGATTCTGTATCCTTCAAGAGAAGATCTGGCAAAAGCATTTAAAAGAGTATGGGAAGCAAATTATCCGATTGAAGGAGCTTCTGATCACGGTGTTTCTGAATCAGTTTATATTAAAGATCCCGATGGAAATATGATTGAACTTTATTACGATAAACTTGTTGAAAAATGGCCAAAAGATGAGGATGGTAATTTAGTAATGATTACCAAACCATTGGATGTGCCTGATCTGTTAAGTGAATTGGATAAGATTTAA
- a CDS encoding glutathione peroxidase, with amino-acid sequence MNNNISKITVKDINGQEVNISDYNGKVLLIVNVASYCGFTKQYSGLEEIYREYKDQGFEILAFPCNQFGNQEPGTNEEIKNFCSSKFDITFKLFDKIDVNGKDQSPLYSILTNNEVTGNSEIKWNFEKFLIDKNGNVIARYLSKVDPKSEELISMIEKELNK; translated from the coding sequence ATGAATAATAATATCAGCAAAATAACAGTTAAAGATATTAATGGTCAGGAAGTGAACATCTCTGATTATAATGGAAAAGTTTTATTAATTGTAAATGTTGCAAGTTACTGCGGATTTACTAAACAGTATTCAGGACTTGAAGAAATTTACAGGGAATATAAAGACCAAGGATTTGAGATATTAGCTTTTCCTTGTAACCAATTCGGAAACCAGGAGCCAGGGACAAATGAAGAAATAAAAAACTTCTGCTCATCAAAGTTTGATATAACATTTAAACTGTTTGATAAGATTGATGTCAACGGAAAAGACCAATCACCCCTCTACTCAATCTTAACAAATAATGAAGTTACAGGTAATTCAGAAATAAAGTGGAATTTTGAAAAGTTTCTGATTGATAAGAATGGAAATGTTATTGCGCGCTACTTAAGTAAAGTTGATCCAAAGAGTGAGGAGTTAATATCTATGATTGAAAAGGAATTAAACAAATAG
- the ispD gene encoding 2-C-methyl-D-erythritol 4-phosphate cytidylyltransferase yields MNCIAIIPAGGKGFRSGFSTPKQYLKINGKEIIVYTLQTFQKNKLVNKIIVSAEAAYFDKLLNLIKKYKLTKVKLIVEGGITRQQSVFNAVYSSEAQENDLLIVHDAARALLPRSVLTKSILSAKKNGNALVCIKAKDTLIKGRKFVNEYLNRDGVYYVQTPQIFKYKVLLKALLKAEKENFVGTDESMLVRRSGKRVNIVEGSVLNFKITTKDDLELFRKIISER; encoded by the coding sequence ATGAATTGTATAGCAATTATACCAGCAGGCGGTAAAGGTTTTAGGAGTGGTTTTTCCACTCCTAAACAATACTTAAAAATTAATGGCAAGGAAATAATTGTCTATACACTTCAGACATTTCAAAAAAACAAACTTGTAAATAAAATTATTGTTTCTGCTGAAGCCGCTTACTTTGATAAACTATTAAATCTTATAAAAAAGTATAAACTCACTAAAGTAAAACTTATTGTTGAAGGCGGAATCACAAGACAGCAATCTGTCTTTAATGCAGTTTACTCTTCTGAAGCTCAAGAGAATGATTTATTAATAGTCCACGATGCTGCAAGAGCACTTTTGCCCCGTAGTGTACTTACAAAATCAATCTTATCTGCTAAAAAAAATGGCAATGCTTTAGTATGTATAAAAGCTAAAGATACCTTAATTAAAGGTAGAAAGTTTGTTAATGAATATCTTAACCGTGATGGTGTTTATTATGTTCAAACTCCTCAGATATTTAAATATAAGGTCTTACTTAAAGCTTTGCTGAAAGCAGAAAAAGAAAATTTTGTGGGTACTGATGAATCAATGCTTGTTAGGAGATCCGGCAAAAGAGTAAATATTGTAGAGGGATCAGTTCTTAACTTTAAGATAACGACCAAAGATGACTTAGAACTTTTTAGAAAAATTATATCTGAAAGATAA
- the queA gene encoding tRNA preQ1(34) S-adenosylmethionine ribosyltransferase-isomerase QueA encodes MKLSDFKYNLPKPAIAKYPVSPRDKSRLLVLDKETGEMEDKKFSDIVDYMEKGDVLVVNETRVFQARLYGKKEKTQAKIEVFLLRELNKEDCIWDVIVDPARKVRIGNKIYFDNNLWCEVIDNTTSRGRTVRFNQPGNVFQAVEKIGLTPLPPYIKREPEPKDKETYQTVYAKVDGAVAAPTAGLHFTTKLLEKISKKGIHIVPVILHIGLGTFRSVEVEDLTKHKMDSEYYEISPHSADVINKAMQAKHNIIVVGTSTCRVLETSTTADGFVKPGKGWTDKFIYPPYMFKVTQKLITNFHAPESTLLMLVSALGETDHVMKAYKKALKDKYRFLSYGDAMFIK; translated from the coding sequence ATGAAACTATCAGATTTCAAGTACAATTTGCCCAAACCAGCAATTGCAAAATATCCCGTTTCACCAAGAGATAAATCGAGGCTGCTCGTGCTTGATAAAGAAACTGGTGAAATGGAAGATAAAAAGTTTTCGGATATTGTTGATTATATGGAAAAGGGTGATGTACTTGTTGTTAATGAAACAAGAGTGTTTCAGGCAAGATTATATGGGAAAAAAGAAAAGACACAGGCTAAGATAGAAGTATTTCTTTTAAGAGAGTTGAACAAAGAAGATTGTATCTGGGATGTTATCGTTGATCCTGCGCGTAAAGTTAGAATTGGCAATAAGATTTACTTTGATAACAATCTTTGGTGTGAGGTAATTGATAATACAACTTCCAGAGGAAGAACAGTAAGGTTTAATCAACCAGGCAATGTATTTCAGGCGGTTGAAAAAATTGGACTTACTCCTCTTCCGCCTTACATTAAGAGAGAACCAGAGCCAAAAGATAAAGAGACTTATCAAACCGTTTATGCAAAAGTTGATGGAGCTGTTGCCGCACCAACTGCTGGACTGCATTTTACTACTAAACTTCTGGAGAAAATCAGCAAGAAGGGAATTCATATTGTACCGGTTATTCTTCATATTGGTCTTGGTACATTCAGATCAGTTGAAGTTGAAGACCTTACAAAGCATAAAATGGATTCAGAGTATTATGAAATTTCTCCGCACTCGGCAGATGTTATCAATAAAGCTATGCAGGCAAAACATAATATAATAGTTGTGGGAACAAGTACCTGCCGTGTTTTAGAAACAAGTACTACTGCTGATGGATTTGTGAAGCCTGGAAAGGGATGGACTGATAAATTTATCTATCCGCCGTATATGTTTAAGGTAACACAAAAATTGATTACTAATTTTCATGCACCAGAATCAACTCTCTTAATGCTGGTTAGTGCATTAGGTGAGACTGATCATGTTATGAAAGCTTACAAAAAGGCACTTAAAGATAAGTATCGCTTTTTAAGCTATGGCGATGCAATGTTTATAAAATGA